A genomic stretch from Hydrogenimonas urashimensis includes:
- a CDS encoding metal ABC transporter solute-binding protein, Zn/Mn family: protein MRRKAGYKGWLIALLWLMPMVLAAEIRVAVSIVPQKYFVEKIAGGLADVTVMVAPGASPATYEPKPSQMKKIARTEIYFAIGVPFEKAWLPRFKAQNPKMEVVDTTRGIEKVPMVSHHHAHGKQEAESGKQKSLDPHVWLAPPLVKIQARNIAAALEKKDPRHRDIYKKNLDAFEAEIDILDRRLKKRLAPCKGSAMMVFHPSWGYFARTYGLKQIPIEIEGKEPRSKELVHLIHEAKEEGVRALFVQPQFSKRTARVIAESIGAKLVEADPLAYAWADNLLKVAQKVCKVSK, encoded by the coding sequence ATGAGACGAAAAGCAGGATACAAAGGTTGGCTGATCGCTCTGCTTTGGCTGATGCCGATGGTCTTGGCGGCGGAAATCCGTGTGGCTGTCAGTATCGTTCCCCAGAAGTATTTCGTCGAAAAAATCGCCGGCGGCCTGGCCGACGTGACGGTCATGGTGGCCCCGGGAGCGAGCCCCGCGACGTACGAGCCCAAGCCCTCCCAGATGAAGAAGATTGCCCGTACAGAGATCTATTTTGCCATTGGTGTTCCATTTGAAAAGGCGTGGCTTCCCCGTTTCAAGGCGCAGAACCCGAAGATGGAAGTGGTGGACACCACTCGGGGGATTGAAAAAGTTCCCATGGTTTCCCATCATCATGCGCACGGAAAGCAAGAAGCGGAAAGCGGGAAACAGAAAAGTCTTGATCCGCACGTCTGGCTTGCGCCGCCATTGGTGAAGATCCAGGCGCGCAATATCGCCGCAGCACTCGAAAAAAAAGATCCCCGGCATCGCGATATCTACAAAAAAAATCTGGACGCATTCGAAGCCGAGATCGACATCCTCGATAGGAGGCTGAAAAAGCGTCTGGCTCCCTGCAAGGGCAGCGCGATGATGGTTTTCCATCCGTCATGGGGCTACTTCGCGAGGACATACGGACTTAAACAGATACCCATTGAAATCGAAGGCAAAGAGCCCCGGTCGAAGGAGCTGGTCCATCTGATCCATGAGGCGAAAGAGGAGGGGGTCCGGGCACTATTCGTACAGCCGCAGTTTTCCAAACGGACAGCAAGAGTCATTGCCGAATCGATTGGAGCGAAGC